From a single Lolium rigidum isolate FL_2022 chromosome 7, APGP_CSIRO_Lrig_0.1, whole genome shotgun sequence genomic region:
- the LOC124669572 gene encoding uncharacterized protein LOC124669572 isoform X2 codes for MVGVIARLADLNPLNRVPSIRAHLEAEGGSVLNSGVPIEVHASKIHTPNMFGLFQSHLFQVGSYIVPQVIDGHSWECYADMHYG; via the exons ATGGTGGGGGTCATCGCCAGACTTGCCGACCTCAACCCCCTCAACCGAGTCCCCTCCATCAGAGCGCACCTGGAAGCAGAG GGAGGTTCGGTGCTCAACTCCGGAGTCCCCATTGAGGTGCATGCGAGCAAGATACACACGCCAAACATGTTTGGCTTGTTCCAGAGCCATCTATTCCAGGTGGGGTCATACATTGTGCCACAAGTTATAGATGGTCATTCATGGGAATGTTATGCGGACATGCATTACGG GTAA
- the LOC124669572 gene encoding uncharacterized protein LOC124669572 isoform X1, producing MDSPTCSSGPGIDLTPDWLPSFPIHSSDTSARTSPSILSSDWREQVSVPLHAELGEDGVCSNDPIRDAVESPPSAEWWGSSPDLPTSTPSTESPPSERTWKQR from the exons ATGGATTCACCGACCTGCTCATCCG GGCCAGGAATCGATCTTACGCCTGATTGGTTACCGAGCTTTCCGATTCATTCTTCCGACACAAGCGCCCGCACTTCTCCGTCCATCTTGAGTTCTGACTGGCGCGAGCAAGTGTCTGTTCCATTGCACGCCGAGCTCGGGGAGGACGGAGTCTGTAGCAACGACCCAATACGCGATGCAGTCGAGTCGCCCCCTTCAGCAGAATGGTGGGGGTCATCGCCAGACTTGCCGACCTCAACCCCCTCAACCGAGTCCCCTCCATCAGAGCGCACCTGGAAGCAGAG GTAA